Sequence from the Rhodococcus jostii RHA1 genome:
CAGGTGGGAGCTGGCACGCCGCAGACTGGCCAGGGCCTCCGCGAGGGGGGTGGTGGTCGACATGCGCGGCAGCGGACGGATGTCCGACCGCGGGATGACGGTGTCGGGTCCGGCCTCCTCGTCGAGGATGTCGTCGAGCACGTCCTTGAGGTGCAGGTACCCGACCAGTGAGCCGTCGTCGGCGCGCACCGGGTACCGGGAGTACCCGGTCTCGACGACGGCCTGCTCGATGGCGCCGAGCCGGGTGCCGCCGTCCGACAGGGGGATGGTCCGGGCCTTGTCGAGGGGGATCATCACCTCGCTGACCGTGCGGTCGGTGGTCTCCAGCGCCTGGGTGAGCCGGCGGTGTTCTTCCGCGTCGATCAGTCCCTCGGATCGGGATTCGCCGATCATCTCGGACAGCTCGACCGCCGACACGGTGACGTCGAGTTCGTCCTTCGGTTCCACCCGCAGCAACCGCAGCGTCAGGTTGGCGCACAGGTTGTAGAAGGAGATCAGCGGGCGGGCCAGCTTGATGAACAGCAGGTGCACCGGGACCAGCAGCATCGCCGTCCGCTCCGGGCCCG
This genomic interval carries:
- a CDS encoding hemolysin family protein gives rise to the protein MSNLFGVLLTFVLLGGNAFFVGAEFALISARRDRLEALESQGKKRARTVITAGENLSLMLAAAQLGITICSILLGKVAEPAIAHLLEVPLHAVGLPAGLLHPVAFTISLALIVVLHILLGEMVPKNIALAGPERTAMLLVPVHLLFIKLARPLISFYNLCANLTLRLLRVEPKDELDVTVSAVELSEMIGESRSEGLIDAEEHRRLTQALETTDRTVSEVMIPLDKARTIPLSDGGTRLGAIEQAVVETGYSRYPVRADDGSLVGYLHLKDVLDDILDEEAGPDTVIPRSDIRPLPRMSTTTPLAEALASLRRASSHLGAAADASGQIVGIVALEDLVEEYVGTVRDGTHRVNGVNPGQRTS